Proteins encoded by one window of Cyanobium sp. NS01:
- the argH gene encoding argininosuccinate lyase, translating into MAAPSSPAPQAGVTGAEAGGWSNRFEQGLHPAIERFNASIGFDIQLLQQDLDGSIAHARMLGRCGVISETEATRLIEGLETVRREAAAGAFNPGLEAEDVHFAVERRLIELLGPLGKKLHTGRSRNDQVGTDLRLWLRQRIDAIDVALVRFERALLQQAERHIDTMIPGYTHLQRAQPLCLAHHLLAYVAMAERDRQRLGDVRRRVNLCPLGAAALAGTPVPIDRRQTAAELGFDAIYDNSLDAVSDRDFSVEFMAAASLVLAHLSRLSEEVILWASEEFGFVALSDRCATGSSLMPQKKNPDVPELVRGKSGRVFGHLMGLLTMIKGLPLAYNKDFQEDKEALFDGVATVLDCLEAMAILFEEGLEFRPRRLEAAVAADFSNATDVADYLVARGVPFREAYQLVGGLVKGCLQEGVLLRDLPLERWQALHPAFRDDIYAAIDPRQVVAARRSEGGTSFERVREQLDLARRRLEG; encoded by the coding sequence ATGGCCGCCCCTTCCTCCCCCGCGCCGCAGGCCGGTGTCACCGGCGCTGAGGCCGGCGGCTGGAGCAACCGCTTTGAGCAGGGGCTGCATCCGGCCATCGAGCGCTTCAATGCCTCGATCGGCTTTGACATCCAGCTGCTGCAGCAGGATCTGGATGGCTCGATCGCCCATGCCCGCATGTTGGGCCGCTGCGGAGTGATCAGCGAAACGGAGGCCACTCGGCTGATCGAGGGGCTGGAGACGGTGCGGCGCGAGGCGGCCGCCGGCGCCTTCAACCCCGGCCTGGAGGCTGAGGATGTGCACTTCGCCGTGGAGCGGCGGCTGATTGAGCTGCTCGGACCGCTGGGCAAGAAGCTGCACACCGGCCGCTCCCGCAATGACCAGGTGGGAACGGACCTGCGGCTGTGGTTGCGCCAGCGGATCGATGCCATCGATGTGGCCCTGGTGCGCTTCGAGCGGGCCCTGCTGCAGCAGGCCGAACGGCACATCGACACCATGATTCCCGGCTACACCCACCTGCAGCGGGCCCAGCCGCTCTGCCTGGCCCACCACCTGCTGGCCTACGTCGCCATGGCGGAGCGGGATCGCCAACGGCTTGGCGATGTGCGCCGCCGCGTCAACCTCTGTCCCCTCGGCGCCGCGGCCCTGGCCGGCACCCCGGTGCCGATCGATCGGCGCCAGACCGCGGCGGAGCTGGGCTTTGACGCCATCTACGACAACAGCCTCGATGCGGTGAGCGACAGGGATTTCAGCGTGGAGTTCATGGCGGCCGCCTCCCTGGTGCTGGCCCACCTCAGCCGGCTCAGCGAGGAGGTGATCCTCTGGGCCAGCGAGGAGTTCGGCTTCGTGGCCCTCAGCGACCGCTGCGCCACCGGCAGCAGCCTGATGCCTCAGAAGAAGAACCCGGATGTGCCCGAACTGGTGCGCGGCAAGAGCGGCCGCGTGTTCGGCCACCTGATGGGGCTGCTCACCATGATCAAGGGGTTGCCCCTCGCCTACAACAAGGACTTCCAGGAAGACAAGGAGGCCCTCTTCGACGGGGTGGCCACCGTGCTCGACTGCCTCGAGGCCATGGCCATTCTCTTCGAGGAGGGCCTGGAGTTCCGGCCCCGACGGCTGGAGGCGGCCGTGGCAGCCGATTTCTCCAATGCCACCGATGTGGCCGACTACCTCGTGGCCCGCGGCGTGCCCTTCCGGGAGGCCTACCAGCTTGTGGGAGGGCTGGTGAAGGGCTGTCTCCAGGAGGGTGTGCTGCTGCGGGATCTGCCCCTGGAGCGCTGGCAGGCCCTGCACCCGGCCTTCCGCGATGACATCTATGCGGCCATCGATCCTCGCCAGGTGGTGGCCGCCCGGCGCAGTGAGGGAGGCACCTCCTTTGAGCGGGTGAGGGAGCAGCTGGACCTGGCACGCCGTCGCCTGGAGGGCTGA
- a CDS encoding RNA-binding protein — MSIFVGNLPFRAEQEDVTELFSPFGDVVSCALPLERDSGRKRGFAFVEMADPEMESRAIEALQGAELMGRPLRINKAEPRSGGGGGPRRGGGGYGGGGYGGGGGGYGGGGDRGSGSQGWEDRSYGGGAADSFGAGRTRRRRSSGGDGAQQA; from the coding sequence GTGAGCATCTTTGTCGGCAATCTGCCCTTCCGCGCGGAGCAGGAGGATGTGACTGAGCTGTTTTCACCCTTCGGTGACGTGGTGAGTTGTGCCCTGCCGCTGGAGCGCGACAGTGGTCGCAAGCGGGGCTTCGCCTTCGTGGAGATGGCGGATCCGGAGATGGAATCCCGTGCCATCGAGGCCCTGCAGGGAGCCGAGCTGATGGGCCGGCCCCTGCGCATCAACAAGGCTGAACCCCGCAGTGGCGGCGGTGGTGGCCCCCGTCGCGGTGGTGGCGGCTACGGCGGTGGTGGCTACGGCGGCGGGGGAGGCGGCTATGGCGGCGGCGGCGATCGCGGCTCAGGATCCCAGGGCTGGGAAGATCGCAGCTACGGCGGCGGCGCCGCCGATTCCTTCGGTGCGGGTCGCACCCGTCGCCGGCGCAGCAGTGGTGGTGACGGGGCCCAGCAGGCCTGA
- the dusA gene encoding tRNA dihydrouridine(20/20a) synthase DusA: MRQHGQSSHRFSVAPMMDYTDRHFRMLMRQITQHSLLYSEMVVANALHHARQAPDAARSGGRLERLLGFHPAEKPLALQIGGDDPALLAAATQLAADWGYDEVNLNVGCPSEKVRKGRFGACLMADPARVAACVAAMAAASPLPVTVKHRIGIDDQDSYAELLAFVDSVAAAGASGFAVHARKAWLNGLDPKANRTVPPLRYDLVHQLKRDRPQLNLEINGGLETLEACQLQLQLVDGAMVGRAAYAHPMHWVGVDSQIHGDASRPPARASEVVHGLIPYAEQWLERGERLWPLARHLVHLVQGVSGARRWRQQISTAASGREAGPEVLRQAAQWLSNQGL, from the coding sequence ATGAGGCAGCACGGCCAGAGCAGCCACCGCTTCAGCGTGGCTCCGATGATGGACTACACGGATCGGCATTTTCGGATGCTGATGCGCCAGATCACGCAGCACAGCCTGCTCTACAGCGAGATGGTGGTGGCCAATGCCCTGCACCATGCCAGGCAGGCGCCGGATGCGGCCAGGTCTGGGGGGCGATTGGAGCGGCTGCTGGGATTCCACCCGGCGGAGAAACCCCTGGCCCTGCAGATCGGGGGCGACGATCCCGCCCTGCTGGCGGCGGCCACGCAGCTGGCGGCCGACTGGGGCTACGACGAGGTGAATCTGAATGTGGGCTGCCCCAGCGAGAAGGTGCGCAAGGGGCGCTTCGGCGCCTGCCTGATGGCTGATCCAGCGCGCGTGGCGGCGTGCGTGGCCGCCATGGCCGCCGCCTCGCCCCTGCCAGTGACGGTGAAGCATCGGATCGGCATCGACGACCAGGACTCCTACGCCGAGCTGCTGGCCTTCGTGGACAGCGTGGCCGCCGCCGGCGCCAGCGGCTTCGCCGTTCACGCCCGCAAGGCCTGGCTCAACGGCCTCGACCCCAAGGCCAACCGCACGGTGCCGCCGCTGCGCTACGACCTGGTGCACCAGCTCAAGCGCGACCGGCCCCAGCTGAACCTGGAGATCAATGGCGGCCTGGAGACCCTGGAGGCCTGCCAGCTGCAGCTGCAGCTGGTGGATGGGGCCATGGTGGGCCGGGCCGCCTATGCCCATCCGATGCACTGGGTGGGGGTCGACAGCCAGATCCACGGCGATGCCAGCCGTCCTCCGGCCAGGGCCTCAGAGGTGGTGCACGGACTGATCCCCTATGCCGAGCAGTGGCTGGAGCGGGGTGAGCGGCTCTGGCCCCTGGCCCGCCACCTGGTGCACCTGGTGCAGGGGGTGAGCGGGGCGCGGCGGTGGCGGCAGCAGATCAGCACCGCCGCGAGCGGGCGGGAGGCGGGCCCGGAGGTGCTGCGACAGGCGGCCCAATGGCTGAGCAACCAGGGGCTGTGA
- a CDS encoding NAD(P)/FAD-dependent oxidoreductase translates to MAAIIAAEAGVRDIHVLEATAEPLQKVRISGGGRCNVTHACWDPRSLVGHYPRGQKALRGPFARFACGDAVAWFAEHGLDLVEEADGRLFPRSNRSSSVVSALRQAARRAGVTVHLGTSAQQVARREGGFALQVRVSGASTLPLLAERLVLATGGHPSGRRLAVSLGHTQVPPVPSLFTLTLEAQALTSLAGVVMDPVQLTLELPDGSRVQQDGPVLITHWGLSGPATLRLTAFAARALHAARYRAQLLVDWTGGRSEQQLTALLAAARSDQAKRQLANARPWPELSRRLWLHLLQSQGVDPAQRWADLTRRNQQALVQALRRSRYSVRGRGPFGEEFVSAGGVPLDELSTAHMESRSVPGLYMAGELLDVDGVTGGFNFQHCWTSGWLAGRAIAAASQSAICQTGI, encoded by the coding sequence ATGGCGGCGATCATCGCCGCCGAAGCCGGCGTGCGTGACATCCACGTGCTGGAGGCCACGGCGGAGCCGCTGCAGAAGGTGCGCATCAGTGGTGGCGGCCGCTGCAATGTCACCCACGCCTGCTGGGATCCGCGCAGCCTCGTGGGCCATTACCCGCGCGGCCAGAAAGCCCTGCGCGGGCCGTTCGCGCGCTTTGCCTGCGGCGATGCCGTGGCCTGGTTCGCTGAGCATGGTCTGGATCTGGTCGAAGAGGCCGATGGCCGTCTCTTCCCCCGCTCGAACCGCTCCAGCTCGGTGGTCTCGGCCCTGCGCCAGGCGGCCCGCCGGGCCGGGGTGACCGTGCACCTCGGCACCAGCGCCCAGCAGGTGGCGCGACGGGAAGGGGGCTTTGCGCTTCAGGTGCGCGTCAGTGGGGCGTCCACCCTGCCGCTGCTGGCCGAACGGCTGGTGCTGGCCACTGGCGGCCACCCCAGTGGCCGCCGCCTGGCGGTGAGCCTCGGCCACACCCAGGTGCCTCCCGTGCCCTCCCTGTTCACCCTGACGCTGGAGGCGCAGGCGCTCACCTCCCTGGCGGGGGTGGTGATGGACCCTGTGCAGCTCACCCTGGAGCTTCCTGACGGCAGCAGAGTGCAGCAGGACGGCCCCGTGTTGATCACCCACTGGGGGCTGAGTGGGCCCGCCACCCTGCGGCTCACGGCCTTCGCGGCCCGTGCGCTGCATGCCGCACGCTATCGGGCTCAGCTCCTGGTGGACTGGACCGGGGGCCGCTCGGAGCAGCAGCTCACGGCGCTACTGGCCGCGGCCCGCTCAGACCAGGCGAAACGGCAGCTGGCCAATGCCCGGCCCTGGCCTGAGCTCAGTCGACGCCTCTGGCTGCACCTGCTGCAGAGCCAGGGGGTGGATCCCGCCCAGCGCTGGGCGGACCTCACCAGGCGCAACCAGCAGGCCCTGGTCCAGGCCTTGCGCCGCTCCCGCTACAGCGTGCGGGGCCGCGGACCCTTCGGGGAAGAGTTCGTGAGCGCCGGCGGCGTGCCCCTCGATGAGCTCAGCACGGCGCACATGGAGAGCCGCTCCGTGCCGGGCCTGTACATGGCCGGGGAACTTCTCGATGTGGATGGCGTCACCGGTGGGTTCAACTTTCAGCACTGCTGGACCTCCGGCTGGCTGGCCGGCCGGGCGATCGCGGCGGCCAGCCAGTCAGCGATCTGTCAGACGGGGATCTGA
- a CDS encoding type II secretion system F family protein produces the protein MPTFIASYEKRGKQTSIRVEAADALQAKRSLRLRGIRVTEIKASSNTSAISQKAVRQLKQKLRTTSLISAFESRPGTRAKAVFANKLAALVTAGVPIVRSIDLMASQQKMPLFKRALESVSLELNQGLSLAEAMRRWPKVFDRLTLAMVGAGEAGGVLDEALRRLAKLLEANARLQNQIRGAMAYPIAVLCIAIAVFLGMTIFVIPTFAKIFEDLNAELPWFTQFMVDFSQLLRSPFSFFLIGVIAIATIGALKFYQTPFGRRWMDGLSLKLPVFGDLIQKTATAQFCRTFGSLTQAGVPILQALGVVRDITSNSVVSDTIQGSRQSLMEGIPLSVALSRRQVLPEMALSMLSIGEETGEMDTMLSKAADFYEDEVETAVKALTSLLEPMMIVLVGMIVGAILIAMYLPMFSIFDQIK, from the coding sequence ATGCCGACCTTCATTGCCAGCTACGAGAAACGGGGCAAGCAGACCTCCATCAGGGTGGAAGCTGCTGACGCCCTGCAGGCGAAGCGCAGCTTGCGTTTGCGGGGGATTCGGGTCACGGAGATCAAGGCCTCATCCAACACCTCTGCGATCAGTCAGAAGGCAGTTCGACAGCTGAAGCAGAAGCTCAGAACCACCAGCCTGATCAGTGCCTTTGAAAGCAGGCCTGGCACCCGGGCCAAGGCTGTCTTCGCCAACAAGCTGGCGGCACTGGTGACGGCAGGGGTGCCGATCGTGCGCAGCATCGACCTGATGGCCTCGCAGCAGAAGATGCCGCTGTTCAAACGAGCCCTGGAATCCGTGAGCCTGGAACTGAACCAGGGCCTGAGCCTGGCGGAAGCCATGCGGCGTTGGCCGAAGGTGTTTGACCGCCTCACCCTGGCGATGGTGGGGGCCGGCGAAGCAGGTGGTGTGCTGGATGAGGCGCTGCGCAGACTGGCCAAGCTGCTGGAAGCCAATGCGCGGCTGCAGAATCAGATCCGGGGTGCGATGGCCTATCCAATCGCAGTGTTATGCATCGCCATTGCTGTGTTCCTCGGAATGACGATCTTTGTGATTCCCACCTTTGCCAAGATCTTCGAAGATCTCAACGCCGAGCTTCCTTGGTTCACTCAGTTCATGGTGGACTTCAGCCAACTACTGCGATCACCATTCTCATTTTTTCTGATTGGAGTGATTGCCATCGCAACCATTGGTGCCCTCAAGTTCTATCAGACCCCCTTCGGCAGACGCTGGATGGATGGGCTTTCTCTGAAACTCCCGGTGTTTGGTGATCTGATTCAGAAAACCGCTACAGCCCAGTTCTGCCGCACCTTCGGGTCACTCACCCAGGCTGGCGTGCCAATCCTCCAAGCCCTGGGTGTGGTTCGGGACATCACCTCCAATTCCGTGGTATCAGACACGATCCAGGGAAGTCGTCAGTCGCTGATGGAGGGCATCCCCTTGAGCGTCGCCCTCAGTCGCCGTCAGGTCCTGCCGGAGATGGCCCTGAGCATGCTGTCGATCGGTGAGGAGACTGGGGAAATGGACACCATGCTCTCCAAGGCGGCAGATTTTTATGAAGACGAAGTGGAAACAGCCGTGAAGGCACTCACCTCCCTGCTGGAGCCGATGATGATTGTGCTGGTGGGGATGATCGTGGGTGCGATTCTGATCGCCATGTATCTGCCGATGTTCTCGATCTTTGATCAGATCAAGTAA
- a CDS encoding type IV pilus twitching motility protein PilT: protein MAVMIEDLMTELVAAGGSDLHISSGLPPYGRFNGQLRPIVEERLDEEDCNKLIFSILNNSQRKRLEQDWELDCSYGLRGVARFRINVYRQRGTYAASLRALGSTIPSLESLNMPSIVEEMSRSPKGLVLVTGPTGSGKTTTLAAILNHINQTRTEHILTIEDPIEFTYSSDKSMIHQRQLNDDTRSFSNALRSALREDPDVILVGEMRDLETIQLAITAAETGHLVLASLHTSSASQTVDRMVDVFPAAQQSQVRVQLSGSLVAVFAQTLCKRHKPMPNQLGRVMAQEIMISTPAIANLIREGKTAQLYSQIQMGGELAMQTLEKSLADLVLSNNILIDEAITKTSRPEELKRLLNQLG, encoded by the coding sequence ATGGCCGTGATGATCGAAGATCTGATGACTGAGCTGGTCGCTGCTGGTGGCAGTGACCTCCACATCAGTTCCGGGCTACCGCCCTATGGGCGCTTCAACGGGCAGTTGAGACCCATCGTTGAGGAACGACTCGATGAGGAGGACTGCAACAAGCTGATTTTCTCGATTCTCAATAATTCCCAGCGCAAGCGTCTTGAGCAAGACTGGGAACTTGACTGTTCCTACGGCCTCAGGGGTGTGGCCAGGTTCAGGATCAATGTCTACCGGCAGCGCGGCACCTATGCCGCCTCTCTGAGGGCCCTGGGTAGCACCATACCCTCGCTGGAGAGTCTGAACATGCCATCCATCGTCGAGGAGATGAGTCGTTCCCCTAAGGGTCTTGTACTCGTCACCGGGCCCACGGGATCAGGCAAGACCACCACCCTGGCAGCCATCCTGAATCACATCAATCAAACTCGCACTGAACATATTCTCACCATTGAAGACCCGATTGAATTCACCTATTCTTCAGACAAGAGCATGATCCATCAGCGTCAGCTGAATGACGACACCCGCAGCTTCTCCAATGCGCTGAGGTCAGCACTACGGGAAGATCCCGATGTGATTCTCGTTGGAGAAATGCGTGACCTTGAGACCATTCAGCTGGCCATCACTGCCGCTGAAACAGGGCATTTGGTGCTCGCTTCGCTGCACACGAGTTCGGCCTCTCAGACCGTGGACCGCATGGTGGATGTGTTCCCCGCTGCCCAGCAGAGCCAGGTCAGGGTTCAGCTCAGCGGCAGCCTCGTAGCGGTGTTTGCTCAGACCCTGTGTAAACGCCACAAGCCAATGCCCAATCAGCTGGGTAGGGTCATGGCCCAGGAGATCATGATCAGCACTCCGGCCATCGCCAACCTGATCCGCGAAGGGAAAACAGCTCAGCTCTACTCCCAGATTCAGATGGGTGGTGAACTGGCCATGCAGACTCTGGAGAAGTCCCTGGCTGATCTGGTGCTCAGCAACAACATTCTGATCGATGAAGCCATCACCAAAACCAGTCGACCCGAAGAGCTCAAGCGACTGCTGAACCAACTCGGCTGA
- a CDS encoding GspE/PulE family protein, with translation MPLRPFPPFPPLPPGPLPGDHSAAGGDQAAAGLLQQPLLDRGDLTPEEVRNPGLSFERWGEFGACPIAERPGVLVVAVPSDWGREPRRAVQLALSALGLEADLLQARSRDITDALEQMALLTSLEQEESSRETAGKDEASDLMEPRSLTKDLELPSASGQLQEVLELEDLEVSEAETNSSANASPIVSLVDRILIEALSIGASDIHVEPYDQTLEIRFRIDGVLQKLFEDLPRSLVPAVTSRLKIMAELDIAERRLPQDGRIRRLFRGRKMDFRVSTLPTRNGEKVVLRLLDSSSTELGLDTLITNPDARATLRELGSNPYGMVLVTGPTGSGKSTTLYALLSERNNPDINISTVEDPIEYTLQGITQTQVNRDKGLDFPTTLRAFMRQDPDVLLVGETRDLETAKTAIEAALTGHLVFTTLHCNDAASAITRLDEMGVEPFMVSASLLGIVSQRLVRRVCSQCRISYHPDPEELSRFGLLVSEVSDVTFYRADTGHGRQKRACPNCNGNGYKGRVAAFEVLRINDAISTAIAQRQTTDVIRRLALESGMKTLLGYGLELVREGHTTLAEVQRILLTDTGLESERRSRALSTLTCKDCGAGLSDAWLECPYCLTPR, from the coding sequence ATGCCGCTCAGACCGTTTCCCCCCTTCCCCCCGCTGCCTCCAGGGCCCCTGCCTGGAGACCACAGCGCTGCTGGAGGTGATCAGGCCGCCGCAGGGCTGCTGCAACAACCTCTGCTCGATCGGGGAGACCTCACGCCGGAGGAGGTACGCAATCCCGGCCTGAGCTTCGAGCGCTGGGGCGAGTTTGGCGCCTGTCCCATCGCCGAACGCCCCGGAGTGCTGGTGGTGGCCGTACCGAGCGACTGGGGCCGCGAACCGCGGAGGGCCGTGCAGCTTGCCTTGAGCGCGCTGGGCCTGGAGGCGGACTTACTCCAGGCCAGGAGCAGGGATATCACCGATGCCCTCGAGCAAATGGCCCTGCTGACCTCCCTGGAACAGGAGGAGTCGTCTCGTGAAACGGCTGGGAAGGACGAGGCCAGCGACCTGATGGAGCCACGCTCGCTCACGAAGGATCTTGAGCTTCCCAGCGCCAGCGGTCAGCTGCAAGAGGTGCTGGAACTGGAAGACCTGGAGGTCAGCGAAGCCGAAACCAACTCCAGCGCCAATGCCTCACCGATCGTGAGCCTGGTGGATCGGATCCTGATCGAAGCCCTCAGCATCGGCGCCAGCGACATCCACGTCGAGCCCTACGACCAGACCCTTGAGATCCGCTTCCGGATCGACGGCGTGTTGCAGAAGCTGTTTGAGGATCTGCCCCGAAGTCTGGTGCCTGCCGTCACCTCCAGGCTGAAGATCATGGCGGAACTGGACATCGCCGAACGACGGCTGCCTCAGGACGGCCGGATCCGACGCCTGTTCCGGGGACGCAAGATGGACTTCCGCGTCAGCACCCTGCCGACACGCAATGGCGAAAAGGTGGTGCTGCGGCTGCTGGACAGCAGCTCGACTGAGCTCGGCCTGGACACGCTGATCACCAATCCCGACGCCCGCGCAACCCTGCGGGAGCTCGGCAGCAATCCTTACGGCATGGTCCTGGTCACGGGCCCCACGGGCTCCGGCAAATCCACCACGCTGTATGCGCTGCTGTCAGAGCGCAACAATCCAGACATCAACATCTCCACGGTGGAGGATCCCATTGAATACACCTTGCAGGGCATCACCCAGACCCAGGTGAACCGTGACAAGGGGCTGGACTTCCCCACCACCCTGCGGGCCTTCATGCGCCAGGACCCCGATGTGCTGCTGGTGGGAGAAACCCGCGATCTGGAAACGGCCAAAACAGCCATCGAGGCCGCCCTCACCGGGCACCTGGTGTTCACCACCCTGCACTGCAACGATGCGGCCAGTGCCATTACACGGCTGGATGAGATGGGGGTCGAACCCTTCATGGTGAGCGCTTCTCTGCTGGGCATCGTGTCGCAGCGGCTGGTGCGCCGGGTCTGCAGCCAGTGCCGCATCAGCTACCACCCCGACCCAGAAGAACTGAGTCGATTCGGACTGTTGGTAAGCGAAGTTTCCGATGTGACCTTCTATCGGGCCGACACGGGCCATGGGCGCCAGAAACGTGCCTGCCCCAACTGCAATGGCAATGGCTACAAGGGGAGGGTGGCGGCGTTTGAAGTGCTGCGCATCAACGATGCGATCTCCACCGCCATCGCCCAGCGCCAAACCACCGATGTGATCCGGCGCCTGGCCCTGGAAAGCGGTATGAAAACCCTGCTGGGCTATGGCCTTGAGCTGGTGCGGGAAGGCCACACCACCCTGGCTGAAGTGCAGCGGATTCTGCTCACGGATACAGGGCTCGAGAGTGAGCGTCGCTCCCGTGCCTTGAGCACCCTGACCTGCAAGGACTGCGGAGCCGGTCTCAGTGATGCTTGGCTGGAGTGTCCCTACTGCCTCACGCCCCGGTGA
- the grpE gene encoding nucleotide exchange factor GrpE has protein sequence MSGEPVVPPETNPTQDLQAPMEAAVDSTAAELIDPSAAAGAGEAPPDAGSGDHSAAAAQEASAPADPAGAARLVVELERELASLRSQHESLNGQHMRLAADFDNFRKRQSRDSEDQRLQITCATLGEILPVLDNFDRARQQLNPQHEEAQSLHRSYQGLYRQLVDVFKQLGVSPMRVEGEPFDPMLHEAVLREPSDQHPEDVVIEELQRGYHLNGRVLRHALVKVSMGPGPSNAASPAGEAQAGPEQESSAPPHEG, from the coding sequence ATGAGCGGTGAACCTGTGGTACCTCCCGAAACCAACCCCACCCAGGATCTTCAGGCTCCGATGGAGGCTGCGGTGGACTCCACTGCGGCCGAGTTGATCGACCCTTCCGCCGCGGCAGGCGCTGGGGAAGCCCCCCCGGATGCCGGATCCGGCGACCACAGCGCCGCTGCGGCCCAGGAGGCGTCAGCGCCGGCTGATCCCGCCGGCGCGGCCAGGCTCGTGGTGGAACTGGAGCGGGAGCTGGCCAGCCTCAGGAGCCAGCACGAGAGCCTCAACGGTCAGCACATGCGGCTCGCGGCGGATTTCGATAACTTCCGCAAACGCCAGAGCCGTGACAGTGAGGATCAGCGGCTGCAGATCACCTGTGCCACCCTCGGTGAGATCCTGCCGGTTCTCGACAACTTCGATCGGGCCCGTCAGCAGCTCAATCCCCAGCATGAGGAGGCCCAGTCACTGCACCGCAGCTACCAGGGCCTCTACCGCCAGCTGGTGGATGTGTTCAAGCAGCTGGGCGTCTCGCCGATGCGGGTGGAGGGCGAGCCCTTTGACCCGATGCTGCACGAAGCCGTGCTGAGGGAGCCCAGTGACCAGCACCCCGAGGACGTTGTGATCGAGGAACTGCAGCGGGGCTATCACCTCAATGGCCGCGTGCTGCGCCATGCCCTCGTGAAGGTGTCCATGGGACCGGGACCCAGCAATGCCGCCTCTCCTGCAGGAGAGGCCCAGGCAGGGCCTGAGCAGGAGTCCAGTGCGCCTCCCCACGAGGGTTGA
- the dnaJ gene encoding molecular chaperone DnaJ — MADYYDLLAVSRDADADSLKRAYRRLARQYHPDINKDPGAEERFKEIGRAYEVLSDPQSRARYDQFGEAGLGGGDGMPDMGDMGGFADLFETFFSGFGGAQAGGPRRRGPRQGDDLRLDLTISFAEAIFGIEREVQIRHLETCSSCKGSGAKEGAGPTTCTTCSGAGQVRRATRTPFGSFTQVAPCPTCEGSGQMIDDPCTACGGQGLQQVRKKLRINIPAGVDSGTRLRVAQEGNAGQRGGPPGDLYVFLSVQPHPQLRRDGINIHSEVALNYLQAILGDTIEVETVDGPEPLTIPPGTQPGAILTMQAKGVPKLGNPVARGNHLFSVKVQLPTKVSGEERELLEQLAGHHTNRGQKHPHKSGLFGGLFGHRD, encoded by the coding sequence ATGGCGGACTACTACGACCTGCTGGCTGTGAGCCGCGATGCCGATGCGGACAGCCTCAAGCGGGCCTACAGGCGGCTGGCCCGCCAGTACCACCCCGACATCAACAAGGATCCCGGCGCCGAGGAGCGGTTCAAGGAAATCGGCCGGGCCTATGAGGTGCTGAGTGATCCCCAGAGCCGCGCCCGCTACGACCAGTTCGGCGAGGCCGGCCTCGGTGGCGGCGACGGCATGCCCGACATGGGCGACATGGGCGGCTTTGCCGATCTGTTCGAGACCTTCTTCAGCGGCTTCGGCGGCGCCCAGGCGGGTGGTCCCCGCCGCCGCGGGCCCCGGCAGGGCGACGACCTGCGCCTCGATCTCACGATCAGCTTTGCGGAGGCCATCTTCGGGATCGAGCGGGAGGTGCAGATCCGCCACCTCGAAACCTGCTCCAGCTGCAAGGGCAGCGGGGCCAAGGAGGGTGCCGGCCCCACCACCTGCACCACCTGCTCGGGGGCCGGCCAGGTGCGTCGCGCCACCCGCACCCCCTTCGGCAGCTTCACCCAGGTGGCCCCCTGCCCCACCTGTGAGGGCAGCGGCCAGATGATCGACGACCCCTGCACCGCCTGTGGCGGCCAGGGCCTCCAGCAGGTGCGCAAGAAACTGCGCATCAACATTCCCGCCGGCGTGGATTCCGGCACCCGGCTGCGGGTGGCCCAGGAGGGCAACGCCGGCCAGCGGGGCGGTCCGCCCGGGGATCTCTACGTGTTCCTGAGCGTCCAGCCCCATCCCCAGCTGCGCCGCGACGGCATCAACATCCACTCGGAGGTGGCCCTCAACTACCTGCAGGCGATCCTCGGCGACACCATCGAGGTGGAGACGGTCGATGGACCGGAGCCGCTCACGATTCCACCGGGCACCCAGCCGGGCGCCATTCTCACCATGCAGGCCAAGGGAGTGCCGAAGCTGGGCAACCCGGTGGCCCGCGGCAACCACCTGTTCAGCGTCAAGGTGCAGCTGCCCACCAAGGTCAGCGGTGAGGAGCGGGAGCTGCTGGAGCAGTTGGCGGGTCACCACACCAACCGGGGCCAGAAGCATCCGCACAAGAGCGGTCTGTTCGGTGGCCTGTTCGGCCACCGCGACTGA
- a CDS encoding sulfurtransferase TusA family protein: protein MSSAPHPSLLLDLRGTPCPLNFIRARLALEGLEPGSWLQLDLDRGEAQEQVSSGLRQQGHAVQEAPHPEAEQGAIRLLVCRHGA, encoded by the coding sequence GTGTCCTCCGCCCCACACCCCTCTCTCCTGCTCGATCTCCGCGGTACCCCCTGCCCCCTCAACTTCATCAGGGCGCGACTGGCCCTCGAAGGCCTGGAGCCGGGCTCCTGGCTCCAGCTCGACCTGGACCGCGGCGAAGCGCAAGAGCAGGTGAGCTCCGGCCTGCGGCAGCAGGGCCACGCGGTGCAGGAGGCTCCCCATCCCGAGGCGGAGCAGGGGGCGATCCGGCTGCTGGTGTGCCGCCATGGGGCCTGA